CTTTCTAAAGCTTGTATCATCTGTTCAAAATACTCTTTGACTAAATATTCTAATCTTATTAAACTTTTATTAATACACATAAAGTCATAAATTCCATTTTGATGTATAGATAAAAGTTTCAAATTAAAATTTTTATCTTTTAAGAAGCCCTCTATTCTCTTTTCAGAATTTGGAGTATAACCTATCTCTATTCCTGAAAAAAATTTATTTGAATACTTTTTATTCAAAATCTCTATTTGTTCAATGTATTTTAAATAGTGAATTGAACTATCTTTATAATTAATTATAGGATTTTCAAAATCTAAATGTTCAGTTGTTATAATATCATTTTCATTACAAACATTTATATAGTTTTCTAAATTCTCATTTGAGTCAAAAGAAAAGTTTGAATGTACATGTTGGTCAAACATTATAGATTATTTCTCCAATCAACTAAAATTTGATTTTCCTTATCTCCAATAAGCCCTGTTTCTTTTGCAAGTTCTAACAACACATCATAGTTTGTAAGAGTTGAAAAAGGTATTTTAGCTTCATCAAATTTTTCTTTTGCTTTATTTAAGTTATAACTAAATATTGCAATTACTCCTAAAACTTCTAATCCTTCTTCTTGTAAAGCTTGTGCTGCTAAAACAGAAGATTTCCCAGTTGAAATTAAATCTTCTATTACCACAACTTTTTTACCGTTTTCATATTTCCCTTCTATTTGGTTAGTCTTTCCATGGTCTTTAGCAGAACCTCTAACATATAACATTGGTAAATCCATAATATCACTTATCCAAGCAGCATGAGGAATACCAGCAGTAGCTGTTCCAACTATATAGTCAACATTAGGATATAGTTCTTTAATCTTTTTAACAAAACCTTCTGCTATTTGCTTTCTTATTTTAGGATAAGACATAGTAAGTCTATTGTCACAGTATATAGGTGATTTTATTCCAGATGCCCAAGTAAACCAATTTTCTTTATCAACTCTCAATTCAACAGCTTTAATATCTAACAATGCATTTATTATTTCTCTATCTAACATATTCTTCTCCTTACATTTCATTAGTACTATTATTGATATTTTTCTAACTCTTTATATACCTTAGAATTTCTGATTTTGTTAATATTTTCTTTGTTTTTATTTAAATGTTTTTCGTTTATTTGTATTATTAAATGTAACTGAGCTACAAGTATACTACTACATCTATTTAATACACTTTGTGTATAATAATCTTTATTTGCCATATTATCTAAATAGTAATCAATTGCTTTTTGATATTGCTTTTTTTCTAATACTTCTTGTATCATTATAGTATCATAAGCATTTTGAACTATAAAGAATTCTTCATCTGTTACTTCATCTTTATTTCCATTTTTTATATCTTTTTTTAATAATTCAAATCCTTCTTTAACATATTTTTTAACTTTTTCTTGATCAGTTTCATATTCTCCTGCAAGTTTGATTTTTCCTGACCATTTATTAGCATATTTTTTCATAAAGTCATCATAATACTTTTTAGCTTTTTCTTTATCTCCAATTTTTCTATAATATGATATATTTAATAAATATTTTTCTTCATCTTGAAAGACATTATCTACATAATTATCAAAATATTTCCTATTCTTTTTTACTTCCTCAATATCATCTTCAAAGTCTAAATAATATCTAGCAATTGGATAAGATAAATAAAAATTTTTAGGATTCTCATCTGCCATTTTTTTTAAGTCCTCTAAATAGATTTCTTTTTCTTCTCTACTTAATCTATCAGATTCCATTTTCTCATCTATTAAAATTGTTTGAGTTATCATTGTTGGATCAGTTATATTTAATCTTTTTAAATCTTTCTCAATTCTTTCACGATTAGTTATAGCTAAACATTCTAAACCAATAAATAGAAAAAGTAATATTTTTATAATTTTACTTTTCATATTTATCCCCCAGTTCAAACATATTTTTTATAAGTCTATATCTTTCTTCTGGATTTTCATTTCCAGTTATTGATCTACCGACAACAATATAACTTGCTCCATCTCTATTAGCATCTATTGGAGTAGCAACTCTTTTTTGGTCACCTTTTGAATCTTCTGCTAATCTTATTCCTGGGTTTACTATAATAAAGTCTTCTCCACTTTGTTCTCTAATTTTCTTTGTTTCAAGAACAGAGGATACCACTCCATCAATTCCACTTTCTTTTGCAAGTCTAGCATAGTTTAAAACAGATTCTTCTATACTTGTTTGGATATTTTGTTCTTTTCTCATATCTTCTTCACTTGTAGAAGTGAGTTGAGTTATAGCTATAACCTTTGTATTTACTCCTGCTTCTGTCATAGCTCTTTTAGCTCCTTTTAGCATTTCAGAACCACCTGCTGCATGAACAGTTAAAATATCAATATTAAATTTAGCTAACCCTTTTGCAGCAGAGTAAACAGTATTTGGAATATCATGTAATTTTAAATCTAAGAAAATTTTATGTCCTCTTTTTTTAATTTCATCTATTACCACTGGTCCATTTTGTAAATATAACTCCATTCCAACTTTTACAAATAATTTTTCTTCTTTGAATTTATCTAAAAATTCTAAAGTTTTTTCTAATGTTGGAAAATCTAGTGCTATTATAACTTCTTTTTTCATATCCACACTCCTTATTAATATTCTATCTAAAAGCTCTTCCTTTTAACTCCAAAATATGATTAACTCCTAGTTTATCTAAGGCTGATTCTAAATTATCAATTATCTTAGGACAAACATAAGGGTCTGTAAAGTTAGCAGTCCCTACAGCAACAGCACTTGCTCCTGCTGAAATAAAATCTATTACATCCCATTCGTCCATAACTCCACCCATACCAATTATTGGAATATTAACTGCTTGTGCAACTTGATATACCATTCTAATTGCCACAGGTTTTATAGCTGGTCCTGATAATCCCCCTGTCGTATTGGCTATTATTGGTTTTCCAGTCTTTCTATCAAGAACTATACCTACTAAAGTGTTTATCATTGTAAGTCCATCTGCTCCACCAGCTTCAACTGCTTTTGCCATTGCAACTATATCTGTTACATTAGGAGATAATTTTACATAAACTGGCACTGATGAAACAGCCTTTACTTTTTCAGTTAGATTTCTTGCAACACTTGGATCTGTTCCAAACTGTATACCTCCATGTTTTACATTAGGACAAGATATATTAAGTTCTAAAGCTTTTACATTAGGAGCTTTTGAAATTTTATCTGCTACATACACATAGTCTTCTATATCACTACCTGCAACATTTGCTATTATTGGAATATCATACTCTTCTAATTTTTTTAATTGATTAGAAATTATTTTATCAACTCCTGGATTTTGTAAACCTATTGCATTTAACATTCCACTAGAAGTTTCTGCTACTCTTGGTGTTGGGTTTCCAAATCTTGGTTCTTTCGTTGCTGCCTTTATCATAATTGCACCCAATTTTGAAATATCATAAAGTTCTGCATACTCTATTCCAAAAGCAAAGCAACCAGAGGCTGGCATAATTGGGTTTTTTAAATCTAAACCTGGAATTTGTACTCTTAATCTTTCACTCATCTTTTCTCCTATTATTCAATCTCAACATCACTAGCTAAATAAACTGGTCCATCATAGCAAACTCTTGTATAATCATCTTTATTTTTTTCTTTTTTTCTTCTCTTACAAACACAAGCATAACAAGCTCCTATTCCACAAGCCATTCTATTTTCAAGTGAAATGTATCCATTTTCTCCAACTGTATTTATCAATGCTTTTAACATAAGAGCAGGTCCACAACTATAATATTTATCAAAAACTAGATTATTTTCATCTTGAAGTTTTTTTATAACATCAGTTACAAATCCTTTTGTTCCTACACTTCCATCAACTGTTGAAATATAGACTTCTCCAAATTCTTTAAATTCTTCTTCATAAAAAACTTCATCTTTTGTGTTAAATCCTAATATTGTGATAGTTTTTATTCCTCTTTTATTAAATTGTTTAGCTAGTTCATATAGAGGAGGAACTCCTATTCCTCCACCAACAAGAAGAGCTGTCTGACCTTTTTGTAATGAAAGAACATCATAGCCTCTTCCTAAGGGTCCCATGACATCTACTTCATTTCCTTTTTTTATATCAGCCATAAATTTAGTCCCTTCTCCAACTATTCTATATATTATAGTTACTAAATTTTCTCCTCTATCAATTTCAGAAATTGAAATGGGTCTTCTTAACACATGTTCTCTTCCATCCCCTATTCTAATATTTACAAATTGCCCAGGAGTTCTACATTCTTTTACAAAGTTTCCTTTTATTTTCATTTTATATGTATCTTTTGCTATTTGTACATTTTCTTCAACTGTACAATCTTCCATTTTCATAAAATCTCTCCTATTTCTTTTAAGTTTAATTTCATATTATTAATCAAAAATAATTCATTACTGAGTAGATTTCTTAATGATAAAATAAAATCTCTTGACAGCCGTATGAGTTCTACAAGCTCAATGAACACAGGCTCTTCGAACTAATACGGATGTCAGAGACTAATTTTTACTATTTATTTTATACTTTCCTATATAATGAAAAATCTACATTCGTAATTCATTTATTCTTGACTTACAATTCTATAGTGATTGAACTCTAAAAGACATTGACTCAATAACTCTCAACAGTGCATTTGCAGTATCTAGTGAAGTGAAACAAATTACTCCATGTTCAGTAGCTTTTCTTCTGATTTTAAATCCATCTTTTTCACTAGATTTACCTTTTGTTGTAGTATTTATAACTATATCCACATCTCCATTTTGTATTGCATCTAAGACACTATAATCTGAATTATCTATTTTTCCAACTTTTTTAACTTTTAGTCCATGACCTTCAAAATATGTTCCTGTTCCTTCTGTTGCTAAAATTGAGAAACCTACATCAGAAAAACCTTTTGCAAGATTTAAAGCAGCTTCTTTATTTTTATCATCTATTGTAAATAGAACTCTACCATAATCTTTAATTTTTATTCCAGCAGCAGTAAGCCCTTTATATAATGCTTTTTGTAAATTTACATCTGTTCCTATAACTTCTCCTGTTGATTTCATTTCAGGCCCTAATGTTGTGTCAACATTCTTCAACTTTTGGAAACTGAATACAGGTACTTTTACAGAAACAAAATTTCCTACATCTGCAATATCTTTTGTAAATCCTAAGTCTCTTAATTTTTTACCTAAGATACATTGCATAGCTATATTTGCAACAGGAACTCCTGTAACTTTACTTAAGAATGGTACTGTTCTTGAAGCTCTTGGATTTACTTCAAGTACATAAATTTCTCCCTTACTTACAACATATTGAATATTGATAAGTCCCTTAACTTTTAGCCCACTAGCTAATTTTTTTGTATAGTCTATCAAAGTTTCAATTTCTTTTTCTGATAAACTTTGAGGAGGATATATTGATATTGAGTCTCCACTATGTACTCCTGCTCTTTCAATATGTTCCATTATTCCAGGTATAAAAGTATTTTCTCCATCAGATATAGCATCAACTTCTATTTCCTTACCTATCAAATATCTATCAATCAATACTGGATGTTCAGGATTTATATGTACTGCCTTTTCCATATATTTTTTTAAATCTTCATCATTATATACTATTTCCATAGCTCTACCACCCAATACATAAGATGGTCTAACTAAAACTGGATAACCAATTTCATTTGCATTCTTTAATGCTGTTTCAACATCAAATGCTGTTTTTCCTAATGGTTGAGGAATTTTTAAATCTATAAGTAATTTTTCAAATCTATCTCTATCTTCAGCTGTATCTATTGAATCAAGAGAACTTCCTAAAATTTGTATTCCATTTTTAACTAATTTATCAGCTAGGTTAATTGCAGTTTGCCCTCCAAATTGTACAACTACTCCAAGAGGTTTTTCTAGCTCTAAGATTTCCATAACATCTTCTTGTGTTAAAGGCTCAAAATATAGTTTATCTGAAATTGAGAAGTCTGTTGATACAGTTTCAGGGTTATTATTTATTACTATTGCTTCATAACCTAATTTCTTTATAGCCATAATAGCATGTACTGTTGCATAGTCAAATTCTATCCCTTGTCCTATTCTTATAGGTCCTGAACCAAGAACAACTATTTTTTCTTTATCGCTTCTAATTGACTCATTTTCAAATTCATAAGTTGAATAAAAATATGGAGTACTTGACTCAAATTCTGCAGCACAAGTATCAACCATTTTATACACAGGTCTGATATTGTTCTTATGTCTTAAATCAGTTATTTCTTTTTCTGTCATTCCCCATCTGTGAGCAATAACTCTATCTGAAAATCCAAATGTTTTTGCTTTTCTTAAAAGTCCTATATCATTTTTATTATCTTTTAATAAATGTTCCAGATCAATTATGTTTTTCATTTTATTTAAGAAAAATAAATCAATTTTTGTATATTCATGAATTTCTTCTATACTTACATTTCTTCTTAAAGCTTCTCCAATAAAGAATAATCTTTCATCTCCAGCAAGTTTTATTCTTTTTATTATTTTTTCTAAAGTAAATTCATCTCCATTTGGTAGTCCTAAATGATGAACTCCATATTCTAAAGATCTTATAGCTTTAAGTAGAGATTCTTCCAAAGTTCTACCTATTGCCATTATTTCTCCAGTTGCTTTCATTTGAGTTCCTAAATATCTATCTCCATCTCCAAACTTATCGAATGGAAATCTTGGAATTTTTGTAACAATATAGTCTATTGCTGGTTCAAAACAAGCATAAGAAGACTTAGTTACTGGATTTATAATTTCATCTAATGTCATTCCAACAGCTATTTTTGCTGCTATCTTTGCTATTGGATACCCTGTTGCTTTTGATGCAAGGGCTGATGAACGAGAAACTCTTGGATTTACTTCTATTATGTAATATTTAAATGAATTTGGATCCAATGCTATTTGAACATTACACCCTCCTTCAATTTTTAAAGCTCTTATTATTTTTAATGAAACATCTCTTAACATATGATGTTCTCTATCTGTTAAGGTTTGAGATGGAGCAACAACTATCGAATCCCCTGTATGTATTCCCACTGGATCTATATTTTCCATGTTACATACAACTATTGCTGTATCATTGCTATCTCTCATAACTTCATATTCTATTTCTTTAAGACCAGCTATTGATTTTTCAAGCAAACATTGATGAACTGGAGAATAGTTTAAGCCATTTGGTACAATTTCTTCTAAATCTTGACTATTATAGCAAATTCCTCCTCCTGTTCCTCCCATTGTAAATGCTGGTCTTACTATAACTGGATACCCTATCTCTTTCACAAATT
Above is a window of Fusobacterium massiliense DNA encoding:
- a CDS encoding histidinol-phosphatase HisJ family protein: MFDQHVHSNFSFDSNENLENYINVCNENDIITTEHLDFENPIINYKDSSIHYLKYIEQIEILNKKYSNKFFSGIEIGYTPNSEKRIEGFLKDKNFNLKLLSIHQNGIYDFMCINKSLIRLEYLVKEYFEQMIQALESSIEFDILAHFEYGMRIIDISVTDFDNLASIFLNKIIELIVKKEIAFEVNTKSMYKYKKENLYSYMIEKYLRMGGKLFTLGSDAHNTKEYAYKFDEATKFLLNKNIKEVILFKDKIIMQKLLI
- the pyrE gene encoding orotate phosphoribosyltransferase, producing MLDREIINALLDIKAVELRVDKENWFTWASGIKSPIYCDNRLTMSYPKIRKQIAEGFVKKIKELYPNVDYIVGTATAGIPHAAWISDIMDLPMLYVRGSAKDHGKTNQIEGKYENGKKVVVIEDLISTGKSSVLAAQALQEEGLEVLGVIAIFSYNLNKAKEKFDEAKIPFSTLTNYDVLLELAKETGLIGDKENQILVDWRNNL
- the pyrF gene encoding orotidine-5'-phosphate decarboxylase produces the protein MKKEVIIALDFPTLEKTLEFLDKFKEEKLFVKVGMELYLQNGPVVIDEIKKRGHKIFLDLKLHDIPNTVYSAAKGLAKFNIDILTVHAAGGSEMLKGAKRAMTEAGVNTKVIAITQLTSTSEEDMRKEQNIQTSIEESVLNYARLAKESGIDGVVSSVLETKKIREQSGEDFIIVNPGIRLAEDSKGDQKRVATPIDANRDGASYIVVGRSITGNENPEERYRLIKNMFELGDKYEK
- a CDS encoding dihydroorotate dehydrogenase; this translates as MSERLRVQIPGLDLKNPIMPASGCFAFGIEYAELYDISKLGAIMIKAATKEPRFGNPTPRVAETSSGMLNAIGLQNPGVDKIISNQLKKLEEYDIPIIANVAGSDIEDYVYVADKISKAPNVKALELNISCPNVKHGGIQFGTDPSVARNLTEKVKAVSSVPVYVKLSPNVTDIVAMAKAVEAGGADGLTMINTLVGIVLDRKTGKPIIANTTGGLSGPAIKPVAIRMVYQVAQAVNIPIIGMGGVMDEWDVIDFISAGASAVAVGTANFTDPYVCPKIIDNLESALDKLGVNHILELKGRAFR
- a CDS encoding dihydroorotate dehydrogenase electron transfer subunit codes for the protein MKLKRNRRDFMKMEDCTVEENVQIAKDTYKMKIKGNFVKECRTPGQFVNIRIGDGREHVLRRPISISEIDRGENLVTIIYRIVGEGTKFMADIKKGNEVDVMGPLGRGYDVLSLQKGQTALLVGGGIGVPPLYELAKQFNKRGIKTITILGFNTKDEVFYEEEFKEFGEVYISTVDGSVGTKGFVTDVIKKLQDENNLVFDKYYSCGPALMLKALINTVGENGYISLENRMACGIGACYACVCKRRKKEKNKDDYTRVCYDGPVYLASDVEIE
- the carB gene encoding carbamoyl-phosphate synthase large subunit; the encoded protein is MPKRKDIKTILVIGSGPIIIGQAAEFDYAGTQACLSLREEGYEVILVNSNPATIMTDKEIADKVYIEPLTVEFLSKIIRKERPDALLPTLGGQVALNLAVDLYESGVLTECGVEILGTKLNSIKQAEDRELFRDLMNELNEPVPDSAIVHTLEEAEKFVKEIGYPVIVRPAFTMGGTGGGICYNSQDLEEIVPNGLNYSPVHQCLLEKSIAGLKEIEYEVMRDSNDTAIVVCNMENIDPVGIHTGDSIVVAPSQTLTDREHHMLRDVSLKIIRALKIEGGCNVQIALDPNSFKYYIIEVNPRVSRSSALASKATGYPIAKIAAKIAVGMTLDEIINPVTKSSYACFEPAIDYIVTKIPRFPFDKFGDGDRYLGTQMKATGEIMAIGRTLEESLLKAIRSLEYGVHHLGLPNGDEFTLEKIIKRIKLAGDERLFFIGEALRRNVSIEEIHEYTKIDLFFLNKMKNIIDLEHLLKDNKNDIGLLRKAKTFGFSDRVIAHRWGMTEKEITDLRHKNNIRPVYKMVDTCAAEFESSTPYFYSTYEFENESIRSDKEKIVVLGSGPIRIGQGIEFDYATVHAIMAIKKLGYEAIVINNNPETVSTDFSISDKLYFEPLTQEDVMEILELEKPLGVVVQFGGQTAINLADKLVKNGIQILGSSLDSIDTAEDRDRFEKLLIDLKIPQPLGKTAFDVETALKNANEIGYPVLVRPSYVLGGRAMEIVYNDEDLKKYMEKAVHINPEHPVLIDRYLIGKEIEVDAISDGENTFIPGIMEHIERAGVHSGDSISIYPPQSLSEKEIETLIDYTKKLASGLKVKGLINIQYVVSKGEIYVLEVNPRASRTVPFLSKVTGVPVANIAMQCILGKKLRDLGFTKDIADVGNFVSVKVPVFSFQKLKNVDTTLGPEMKSTGEVIGTDVNLQKALYKGLTAAGIKIKDYGRVLFTIDDKNKEAALNLAKGFSDVGFSILATEGTGTYFEGHGLKVKKVGKIDNSDYSVLDAIQNGDVDIVINTTTKGKSSEKDGFKIRRKATEHGVICFTSLDTANALLRVIESMSFRVQSL